In Parabacteroides timonensis, the genomic stretch AGTGATAAACTCGAAGTTTCAGCCACCTTATACGATGCTGACGGCAAACAAGTGGCACAACGCCGCACCCGCGTTTCCGACGGAAAAGAAGGCATCACCAAAGAAACACTCACGCTGAAAGTTGCAAAACCTACCCGCTGGGATCTCGACCATCCGTATCTCTATACACTGGAAACCGAATTGCTCTGCAACGGGAAACGTATAGACGGCAGCAAAACCAATGTCGGGCTTCGTACACTGGACTTCGACCCTAATAAAGGATTTGCCCTCAACGGCAACTGGATGAAGGTAAAAGGCGTCTGCCTGCACCATGATGCAGGCGTACTGGGTGCCGTTGTTCCTCCCGAAGTATGGCAACGTCGCCTGACCAATCTAAAGGAGATCGGTGTGAATGCCATCCGTATGAGCCATAACCCGCAGGCTCCCGTCGTTTATGAACTGTGCGACCGTTTGGGACTGCTCGTCATGGATGAAGTGTCCGATGAATGGGAATTCCCGAAACGTAAATGGATCAAAGGATGGAATGTAGGCGAACCGGGATATGACGGCACCTATGATTTCTTTGAGGAATGGATCGAACAGGATATAACCGATATGGTGCGCCGCGACCGCAATCATCCGTCCATCTTCCTGTGGAGTATCGGTAATGAAGTGGATTATCCGAACGACCCTTACTCGCATCCTATCCTCGACGGTTCGACAATCAACCAACCGATGTTCGGCGGTTACAAACCGGATGCTCCGGATGCCATGCGTATCGGCGTTATTGCCCAACGTCTGGCCGCCTGTGTCCGTGCCGTCGACACTTCTCGTCCCGTGACCGGAGCGCTGGCCGGTGTAATCATGTCCAACCAGACAGCTTATCCCGATGCCATCGATGTAGTAGGATACAACTATACGGAAGACCGCTACGACGAAGACCATGCCACCTATCCCGACCGTGTCATCTATGGCAGCGAAAACGGCTCCGGACTGGAAGCCTGGTATGCCGTCAAGAACAAAGAGTTTATTTTCGGACAATTCATCTGGACAGGAACGGATTACCTGGGAGAATCAGGTGCATGGCCTTCCCGAGGACTGAATACCGGACTGCTTAATTTCGGTAGTTTCGCTAAGCCCCGCGGACATTTCCGTGCTTCGCTATGGAGTGAAAAGCCGGTAACATATATCGGCACCTATCCCAAACGGGAATATCTGTCGGCAGATGCACCGGATATCTGGAATTACGATCCGGGACAGGAGATACGGGTAGTCTGTTATACGAACGCCCCGCAAGCACGTTTGTTACTCGATGGAAAAGTAGTAGGTGACATAAAACCTTACGACGAAAAGACAGGAATCATCCATTGGGATATTCCTTACCAGGCAGGCGAACTACGCGCGGAAGGTTGCGACAAAGAAGGAAATGTACTTTCGAGCTACGTGATCCGGTCATCCGGTCGCCCGTATGCACTTCGTGTCAGTGCAGACCGCACAACGCTCTCCCACGACCGGGCTACGGCACATCTCTTTATTGAAGTCGTTGACGAGAACGGAACAATCGTGAAACTGGGTGACAACGAGATCACCTGCGAGATCGAAGGGCCGGCACGTCTCCTGGGACTCGAAGGCTCCAGCAATACCGATATGACCGACTACACCGACAATCGCCATCGTGCTTACCAGGGCCGTCTATTGGCGTATGTACAGACCACAGGAGAGAAAGGACAGGCACGTGTGAAGTTTACTTCACCGCTGTTACAAGGGACTGAGATAGTACTGAGTGTAGAGTAGAGAACACTTTAAAGATATAAGGGAGGCAGAATCTAAGACCCAATGATAGGTCTTAGGATTCTGCCTCCCTTAATATATATTATCATTATTCAGCGACAAAAGTATACACATTGCCACCGAAGTCGACAGCAATCAGTGCATTCCCTGAAACAGCCACCGAACCGAATACCGGCGCACCTGTCGCATGTTTCCACACCAGTTTCCCGTCTTCTTTATTTACTCCGTAAATAGTTCCGTCGGAAGCACCTACATAGACTGTATTTCCTGCCAGTACCGGACTGGTTTCAATAGTGGCAGCCGGTTTACGGGAATAAGGAGAAGTGAAGACTAATGCGTCGCCGGTTGCAAACTTCCATTTCAGTTCCAGTGTCTCGTTATCCAAAGCGATCAAACCGTCTTTAGCAGAGCCGAAGATAATCTCTTTATCCGTCAGCAAAGGAGTAGAAGTCACATCCACACTGAAAGGTAACTCCTTACGTACAACCACACGGCCGGTATTAGCTTCCAGGATAAAGAAAGACTTATCTGAGATCAAATACAATAAGTTACCATGAACAGCAGCCGAGGCACCACGATTACGCAGACCGTTGGTGTTAGCAGTCCATTTTAATGCTCCGGTCTTCAAGTCGTTGCCATAAAGGGCATTCCATTGGGATGAGCCGATCAGTTTATCACCTGTAACAGAGAAAGTTGTAGTTGTTCCTTCTCCCTGTCCCCAATCCTTATTCTGCCAAAGCACTTTACCGTCTTTCGTTTCGATAGCACATAGACCTTTACCTGTGCCGGCATAAACAATACCATCGGAGGCAACCAAACCTTCGATCAGAGCGGGCAGACCGTTTACTGGCAACTGTTTTTCCCAGCTAAGTTTGCCGCTTTCGGCATTAATAGCATACAAATAACCTTGTGCATCCTGTGCCAAAACCTGTCCGTTATCTATAACGATCGTATTCTTAATGGAGTTGCGCACCGGATATTTCCAAACCAGTTCACCGGTCTTACCGTCGAGAGCATATATATGAGCCTCCACTTTCAGGTTCTCATCCACAGAGGCAATATAGATCTTTCCATTATAAACCAGAGGCGATGTCATATAAATATTTGCTCCTACATTCTTGATCCAGGCCATCTGTAAAGGCTGGTTCAGTGCAGACCCGGCAGATGCGGCATGTTGAGGATTCTCCAACAGGTTCAGCCAGTTACCACCCAGTTTCACCTCCGCAGGAGCAGCATGGTATGTAAAGGCACTTTCTGTTTCTGCCGTTTCTCCGTTATTGAAACGGGCTTTTATCTTTAAGGTAACAGCCTTTCCCTCCTGTTTGGCAGTCAAAGGGACTTCAGCATTCCAGCACCAGTCGGTAGCTTGTTGCAATTTCTTGTTATTGAACAGGGCTTTACCATCCACCAGACAGGTATAAGTTACCTCTTTTACCGGAGTTACCGATGAATAAGCATTCACAACCAAAGGCACGGCACCCGAAGCCAATACAGGGATCTGTCCCTCTACCGGGGAAGCGATCTGAATCTGTTTATCCAGATAAGTATAACGAAGTTCAGAAACGAAATCTCCTTTCTTATCGACATGAAGGACACGGAAAGCACTGGTCGAGTGGTCGATACCACCTTTATCTAACGTTGCCGTAGAAATAGAGTATACATCTCCCTGTTTCTTCATATAGTTGATATGCCAATGACCGTATACCCAGGCCTTCAGATTATGTTCGTTCAGGTTGATCTGCTCCTGGTCGTTGATACCGAAAATGAACTGGTCGCCATACGTCAACAGGTCATGATTGAAAACGACGATCGGCTTGCCTTGCGGAACCTGTGCCAGGTCATTTTTCAGCCAGCGGTAGACATCTTCCTTCGTATAACCGGGTTGATAGTCGCCACCGGCCATCGGAGTTACTATATAGTGTGTGCTACCTGCATCGAATGAATAATAGACAGGACCGTAGATACTTTCAAAAAGCTCTTCGCCATATTTTCCCTTCACCAGGTCGTGGTTACCGATAGCATAAAACATCGGGCAATCCATATTGGCGGTATTCATCATTTTGATATGTGCCTTCAAACCTTTTTCATAGCAGATATCGCCTGTGTGCATAATAAAAGCAACCTGTTCATTGGCTGCATAATCGCGCACATTATTTACCCAGTCGCCATGATTCTCCGTATTGAAAATCTCGGTATCAGCGATATGGACATATTTATGGCTACCGTCTTTCTTGATACCACCATTATAAGGTTGCAAACCGAACTCATACGCTTTCTGTTCGCCGTCGATACGGATATAATGTTTGTTATCCGTCTTATATCCCGAAGGCGTGGTGATAAAGATAAACCGTTCGCGGGGATGTCCCGGTAAAGAAAACGACCCGTCGGAAGCCGTTTTCACGACATTCAGTCCGTCGGAAACAGCAATGCCAGCCATCGGTTTCTCTCCTTTATCAAAAACTCCGTTATTGTTCTTATCTACAAAGACTCGTCCAGTATAGGCAGCGCTGGCAGAGAATGCCACACAGCTCAACAGGGCGATGTTCAGAAATGTTTTTTTCATGTGATTGATGTGTTTATATTTAGAATGTTAGTTGTAAATCTTCTATCCAGGGTACTAAAGGTTGCGAGCGGTCGGTAATACCCAGTTCTTCGGGACCCGGAGCAATGAACTCGCTCTTTACTCCCTTCAGCTCCATACCCTTATCTGTCAGTGTAACAATCCCGTAAAGGGCATCTTTATAAGGCAGCGTATATTTCAAAGCCGGTCTCTTCTGATTGATCTCGTCGCTGAAACGTTCCGGACAGGCATATTTCTCGCCTACCCACTGATTGGAAGCACTGTTGATCTGGATATAGGCAATGCCGTTGATCTCTTTCATATAATTCGTATGGTCGTGCCCACTGAAAGCGACTGCTACCTTTTTATATCCGGCGCGTTGGTTTTCCTCTTCAAAGATTTTCCGGATATCTTCACGATTCTCTGAAGAACATTCGAAGCTCTGATGAGAGAAGATGATACAACGTTTGTCGGTAGCCTGCAGGTCTTTCTTCAACCATTCCATTTGTTCGGGATCTACCAATGAGATCTTTTCCGCTTTATAATAGTTTCCTTTGTCATAAGGGAGATAATTCTCCCCGTCATGGATATTATTCGGATCGAGTACGATAAAATGGAAATCTCCCTTATCAAAGGAATAATAAGGACTCTGCATCCCCGTAAACTGGATAAATTCTTCTTTCGAACAATTATCCATATCATGATTTCCAAAGACCATATGTTTCTCACCGGGATAATCCTGCCAAAGTTTCAGGAAAGGTTTGTTTTCCTCCTTTGGCATACAGAAGTCGCCGAGTTCAATGATAAAGTCAACTTGGCTTTCCTCGGCAGCCCGTAAGAAGGTGCTTAAACGTTCTTCCGCATCATGCGCGATGTCCTGATGAATATCAGATATGATAGCAAATGTAACAGGCTTCGTTTCTTTCTGGCAGGAACTGAATCCCAGACAGAGAAGAAGAGATAAGAATAAATGTTTCATCATGATTATTTCTTGATTTTGAAGGTTGTCAATACGAATCCGTGATCGGAAGCATAAAAGAAATCATCTCCTTTGAAAGAGAATGTTTCGCCCAGGATATTATCATAACATTGGGACTCTACTGCCTGTATCGTCTTACCCTGATAATAGATAAAGTCGATACGGTCCTGACGGTTCACTGTTTCCAAAGAATCAGCATCTGTCAGCCAGGTTGTTCCGATGTTCTTCACCGGATCGGGATTGATCTCGCGGAAGCTGTCTTTAAAATTAGCGGCTTCCATCTCTTTAGATACCGTCCAGTTGACAACAGCGCCCCCATGATTGTACATATCCTTGGTCGCTTCGGTCCAATCCAGGTGAGAATGACTGTTGAAATCGCCACCCATAATGACCGGAATGCTATCAGCCTCGGCTATCACCGGTTTCAGGACACCCAATATTTTGCGTATCTCGTCATCCCGTGTACCGGCATCGTCCCAGGCTAGTATTTCTTCTTCCGACTTGTCGGTAGGTGTCAGACGCATATCAGGCAGATAATGTATCCAGGTGTCAAACAAGCGGACCGGTGTTCCATCCATATCTATCTCCACTCCTCCGAAATTGAATGTACCGATCACGTCTGGATAAGTATATTTCTTTACAATCGGATAACGGCTGTAGATACAAAGATTATCGGAAATCAGATAATGTTCATACCCAAGCGAATCGGCAACCATAGGTGCTGCCCCATATGTTTCAACCATCAGGACAACATCAGCCTGACTTTTCTTCAATACGCCAATAATGCCGTCACAGGCTTTTTGACCATAGGTTTTTGAATGGCCGCCATGCCAGATATTCCAGGCAAGGACAGTGAGTTCTTGTCCTTTTTCCTGTTCGGAGCAGGAAGTAAACAGATTGAGAAGCAATATTGCCGACACAATACAAGCGAGGATCTGTGTTTTCATGTGTATAACTTATCGATATTAATATAATTCTACCACAAAGATAAAAAGATAAAAGCGATTCAAAAATATATCTCAAAAGTCTGTATCCGTTACAATGTCAGATACAGCTTTTGAGATATAAGAATAATTTATTTTACCTATAAGTAAAAGCGTGATGAATTATTACTTCCAATATTGGTTCTGAACCAGATTCGGATTATAAGTCAAGTCCTCTGTTGCAATCGGAGTATAGTAATATTTAGGTTCTATAAAATTCCAACGACCAACCTGTGATATCATACGGACATATCCCTTATTCCCATTGGTCAGCGAATAAGTATTGCCTTCCAATATTTCAACTTGCAGATTGTATTTATCCTTATCTTCCTGCGGAATAGCATCTGCATCAGCCTTTGTAGCAACAATGGCATAATCCGGTTGTCCATCGCCGGTTACATCCAAATAACCAGGTTCCAAATAAACGCCTTCCGGCACGTTAGCCAGCAGTTTACCACAACCCCAACGTCTTAAATCACCATAGCGGAAACCTTCACATGCCAGCTCAATACGGCGTTCGCGACGTATTTCATAAACAGCACCCTTCTGTGAAGAAGCGACATTCGAATAACGGTTAGCCTGTACCGGATCGATGTTACTCAACCAGTCGGCTAACGAAGCACGCGGCATACCGACACGTTCACGCAACAGATTGATTGTCCGATCCACGTCGTCCTGTGTCAACTCGCCCAATTCTGCTTTCGCTTCAGCATACATCAACAAAACTTCGGCATAACGAATCAGAGGAAGGTCTGTATAAGAATTGCTCCAAGTGATTTGATCAGCCGTGCGAGGTGAGAACTTCACCTGCGGATAACCACCCATTGTCAGCTTCGGACGATAGGCATCTACTTTGTCTGCCCGAACAAAGCCCGGTGTCATAAAAGTCTGTCGCATACGCGGGTCACGATTTTCAAACACTTCTGTGAACTTCTTAGTCGCATAACCCGGCACATCCTGGAAACGTTTTGTCTTTCCATCTTCCACCACCAGATAATCCTCCATCAAATCACGTGACATACTGGAGTTGAAGTCAAACAATGATCCTCCGGCATTATGAGTACGGCCCAACGCCTTATCATAATCTTCGAAGATAATCATCTCTTTATTGCCACTCAAATCCTGGCTACAGAACATTGCTTCATAAGCATCTATATCGCCAGACTTGGCTGTCGACAATTCGTACATACCCGAATCCATAATCTTTTGGCAAGCATCTATCACCACCCGCAAGAAACGTTCGGAGTCATTCAGATTCAATTCCGGATGATATTTACGCCAGCAGCCTTCATCCAGGGCAATACGAGCCTGCATGGCCAAAGCGCCATTCTTAAACCAACGTGTCCGGCTGGTTCCGGCTGTCATATTATTAACGGCAAACTCCAGATCCGCCATGATAGAGTCTACAACCAA encodes the following:
- a CDS encoding glycoside hydrolase family 2; amino-acid sequence: MKNVLFVAIISVMAFFTTIPASAQVSFGDPVKFNDGWLFRLQDDSTAVGTDYNDSEWRKLSLPHDWSVEGQLSPSLASCTGYLPGGIGWYRKHFNITDKAARHYIYFEGVYNRSEVYLNGHLLGKRPNGYVSFLYDMTPYLKEGDNVLSVRVDHSRYADSRWYTGSGIYRDVWLVSAPEIHFAQWGIGWHATSLTDRQATIAVDMEVEKNRATSDKLEVSATLYDADGKQVAQRRTRVSDGKEGITKETLTLKVAKPTRWDLDHPYLYTLETELLCNGKRIDGSKTNVGLRTLDFDPNKGFALNGNWMKVKGVCLHHDAGVLGAVVPPEVWQRRLTNLKEIGVNAIRMSHNPQAPVVYELCDRLGLLVMDEVSDEWEFPKRKWIKGWNVGEPGYDGTYDFFEEWIEQDITDMVRRDRNHPSIFLWSIGNEVDYPNDPYSHPILDGSTINQPMFGGYKPDAPDAMRIGVIAQRLAACVRAVDTSRPVTGALAGVIMSNQTAYPDAIDVVGYNYTEDRYDEDHATYPDRVIYGSENGSGLEAWYAVKNKEFIFGQFIWTGTDYLGESGAWPSRGLNTGLLNFGSFAKPRGHFRASLWSEKPVTYIGTYPKREYLSADAPDIWNYDPGQEIRVVCYTNAPQARLLLDGKVVGDIKPYDEKTGIIHWDIPYQAGELRAEGCDKEGNVLSSYVIRSSGRPYALRVSADRTTLSHDRATAHLFIEVVDENGTIVKLGDNEITCEIEGPARLLGLEGSSNTDMTDYTDNRHRAYQGRLLAYVQTTGEKGQARVKFTSPLLQGTEIVLSVE
- a CDS encoding outer membrane protein assembly factor BamB family protein, yielding MKKTFLNIALLSCVAFSASAAYTGRVFVDKNNNGVFDKGEKPMAGIAVSDGLNVVKTASDGSFSLPGHPRERFIFITTPSGYKTDNKHYIRIDGEQKAYEFGLQPYNGGIKKDGSHKYVHIADTEIFNTENHGDWVNNVRDYAANEQVAFIMHTGDICYEKGLKAHIKMMNTANMDCPMFYAIGNHDLVKGKYGEELFESIYGPVYYSFDAGSTHYIVTPMAGGDYQPGYTKEDVYRWLKNDLAQVPQGKPIVVFNHDLLTYGDQFIFGINDQEQINLNEHNLKAWVYGHWHINYMKKQGDVYSISTATLDKGGIDHSTSAFRVLHVDKKGDFVSELRYTYLDKQIQIASPVEGQIPVLASGAVPLVVNAYSSVTPVKEVTYTCLVDGKALFNNKKLQQATDWCWNAEVPLTAKQEGKAVTLKIKARFNNGETAETESAFTYHAAPAEVKLGGNWLNLLENPQHAASAGSALNQPLQMAWIKNVGANIYMTSPLVYNGKIYIASVDENLKVEAHIYALDGKTGELVWKYPVRNSIKNTIVIDNGQVLAQDAQGYLYAINAESGKLSWEKQLPVNGLPALIEGLVASDGIVYAGTGKGLCAIETKDGKVLWQNKDWGQGEGTTTTFSVTGDKLIGSSQWNALYGNDLKTGALKWTANTNGLRNRGASAAVHGNLLYLISDKSFFILEANTGRVVVRKELPFSVDVTSTPLLTDKEIIFGSAKDGLIALDNETLELKWKFATGDALVFTSPYSRKPAATIETSPVLAGNTVYVGASDGTIYGVNKEDGKLVWKHATGAPVFGSVAVSGNALIAVDFGGNVYTFVAE
- a CDS encoding metallophosphoesterase family protein, producing MMKHLFLSLLLCLGFSSCQKETKPVTFAIISDIHQDIAHDAEERLSTFLRAAEESQVDFIIELGDFCMPKEENKPFLKLWQDYPGEKHMVFGNHDMDNCSKEEFIQFTGMQSPYYSFDKGDFHFIVLDPNNIHDGENYLPYDKGNYYKAEKISLVDPEQMEWLKKDLQATDKRCIIFSHQSFECSSENREDIRKIFEEENQRAGYKKVAVAFSGHDHTNYMKEINGIAYIQINSASNQWVGEKYACPERFSDEINQKRPALKYTLPYKDALYGIVTLTDKGMELKGVKSEFIAPGPEELGITDRSQPLVPWIEDLQLTF
- a CDS encoding endonuclease/exonuclease/phosphatase family protein, whose translation is MKTQILACIVSAILLLNLFTSCSEQEKGQELTVLAWNIWHGGHSKTYGQKACDGIIGVLKKSQADVVLMVETYGAAPMVADSLGYEHYLISDNLCIYSRYPIVKKYTYPDVIGTFNFGGVEIDMDGTPVRLFDTWIHYLPDMRLTPTDKSEEEILAWDDAGTRDDEIRKILGVLKPVIAEADSIPVIMGGDFNSHSHLDWTEATKDMYNHGGAVVNWTVSKEMEAANFKDSFREINPDPVKNIGTTWLTDADSLETVNRQDRIDFIYYQGKTIQAVESQCYDNILGETFSFKGDDFFYASDHGFVLTTFKIKK
- a CDS encoding RagB/SusD family nutrient uptake outer membrane protein, with the protein product MIKNNIKIWMFGCIGLLGLSGCNDSFLEKHPETSITEDGFFNNTSDLEAYTNGLYEKITSGYSDAPSDNMIYTESKDIYSMMRGEVNPDNRSTWDWEDIRDVNFMLARAGKAQGDPTEINHYIGLARMFRAKLYYDKVLSFSDVPWYSRDLQTTDKDLLYKTQDPRALVVDSIMADLEFAVNNMTAGTSRTRWFKNGALAMQARIALDEGCWRKYHPELNLNDSERFLRVVIDACQKIMDSGMYELSTAKSGDIDAYEAMFCSQDLSGNKEMIIFEDYDKALGRTHNAGGSLFDFNSSMSRDLMEDYLVVEDGKTKRFQDVPGYATKKFTEVFENRDPRMRQTFMTPGFVRADKVDAYRPKLTMGGYPQVKFSPRTADQITWSNSYTDLPLIRYAEVLLMYAEAKAELGELTQDDVDRTINLLRERVGMPRASLADWLSNIDPVQANRYSNVASSQKGAVYEIRRERRIELACEGFRYGDLRRWGCGKLLANVPEGVYLEPGYLDVTGDGQPDYAIVATKADADAIPQEDKDKYNLQVEILEGNTYSLTNGNKGYVRMISQVGRWNFIEPKYYYTPIATEDLTYNPNLVQNQYWK